One window of the Eucalyptus grandis isolate ANBG69807.140 chromosome 6, ASM1654582v1, whole genome shotgun sequence genome contains the following:
- the LOC104442142 gene encoding LOW QUALITY PROTEIN: BAG family molecular chaperone regulator 6 (The sequence of the model RefSeq protein was modified relative to this genomic sequence to represent the inferred CDS: deleted 2 bases in 1 codon): MPCRQHHQPKPNEVPPQLGINPTIFPVPHEPLPYPYAGNFSYPAPCHACYPYMATPSYYHRPSYPHFFQPPPFHCWGPYPGNAEPVASHNELHYPPAYPMEQPYAVRQHHCCGCPNHVCDPKNEKGVKIEEHEPQDSDKKGENYSESLVPANWRNFPYPIVWIPPENNRNKEQGTHAKPRIMDLDTASQEKKLARSSLHKEPGWNSRFPLFMGNYDPSKPGGEKKGSLNQPVSDNRNYPFPVIWIPSYDKQEEAGVEKEQQANTTEYPESNFRAFPMQIHNNYNKTSDGGPQENYRNEVGSHHPDAEKNVKVKDVEPCVGKNNSRDSREEAANALKKGTIDTPVDRVPGSDARKSSSSPTKTSKLPPVCLRVDPLPRKKGRSGSSRSPSPPGSERKSRSSSDACSTDGNGQISRAQSMSRNSEEHPKRKVKVIEVKGETPSPSDNNCGDSQSSLQVEHPEKSKENRDHSEKEVCEIKEEKGATIEGDENTEKRSKESEASRTLSDEEAAVRIQSAYRGFEVRKWETLKKLKQMAKVRDEVTKVRESIKELASSYDTLPDQGQLERQKALIGESIMNLLLRLDTIQGLHPDLRDIRKSLARELVALQEELDSLTTKRLGESVDNCDAARTSECTVSEKEHSEEVKRQFEESSSVSENDGGQLESDEAQLLKAEDVSEPSENACSGIIDGQTQVPIEDLKSEPPASLDVDSQQAALQHCHVQDFRHLNEIDDGEPPVVSIMEPTETNPEHPTGEKDEKLALATVEKRNEIDDGEPPVVSIMEPTGANPEHPTGGKDEKLVLATVEKSNYDSVVEDGIGPASNLGDESGTEMEFMSKDQGTSALQPLPQADEERGTMASDSAGVEPLTFTGPPLCSVDDGLISHGKEPEVEAASEIHVAEEVAADSVLSEQDKCDEGSDAVTSPENFGKQTIGTQEMEGPKAMTSDSEVVDNVHLEQPVAPRPDDLSPAGSLKSEESSQDASNGEERDQRHEEAKSEEALLPPRLEEALPGMLGPPVETCRDENEDKVIISADLSCNCSDRSNGEALAQEKEELSEENVKNIDLTIEVGEQVGEQEEKVVVAPEKSISDKGAEVVKQSPPSFDDWNVSRPVEERDGNEKLIKENEKLREMMEKLMESGKEQLNVISELTGRVKDLERRLARNKRMKTRCRTAAVKARSSHAKSCTDSVN, translated from the exons ATGCCTTGCAGGCAACATCACCAGCCAAAGCCAAATGAGGTTCCACCTCAACTGGGGATCAATCCGACCATATTTCCTGTTCCACATGAGCCCTTGCCATACCCATATGCTGGTAATTTTAGCTACCCTGCGCCATGCCATGCTTGCTATCCCTACATGGCAACTCCCAGCTACTATCACAGACCATCCTACCCTCACTTTTTCCAGCCACCTCCCTTTCATTGTTGGGGACCTTATCCTGGGAATGCTGAACCCGTTGCTAGTCATAATGAACTGCATTATCCACCAGCTTATCCAATGGAACAACCATATGCGGTTCGACAACACCATTGCTGTGGATGCCCTAATCATGTATGCGACCCAAAGAATGAAAAGGGTGTCAAGATAGAAGAGCACGAGCCACAAGATTCAGACAAGAAGGGTGAGAATTATTCAGAGTCCTTGGTGCCAGCGAACTGGAGAAACTTTCCGTATCCGATTGTTTGGATCCCACCTGAAAATAACCGGAACAAAGAGCAGGGAACCCATGCCAAACCAAGGATCATGGATCTTGACACTGCTTCCCAGGAAAAGAAACTAGCTCGTTCTTCATTGCATAAGGAGCCTGGGTGGAATAGTCGGTTTCCCCTCTTCATGGGCAACTATGACCCTTCAAAACCgggaggagaaaagaaaggatcTCTTAATCAGCCTGTGAGCGATAAC AGAAACTACCCGTTTCCTGTCATCTGGATTCCTTCTTATGATAAACAGGAGGAGGCAGGGGTTGAGAAGGAACAACAAGCCAATACAACGGAATATCCTGAATCCAATTTCAGGGCGTTCCCGATGCAGATTCATAACAATTATAATAAAACTTCGGATGGGGGACCACAAGAAAACTATAGAAATGAAGTTGGCTCGCACCATCCGGATGCGGAGAAGAATGTAAAGGTGAAAGACGTAGAACCTTGTGTGGGCAAGAATAACTCGCGTGACTCTCGAGAAGAAGCAGCAAATGCCTTGAAAAAAGGAACTATAGATACACCTGTTGATAGAGTCCCTGGATCTGATGCCAGAAAGTCGTCATCATCCCCAACCAAAACATCAAAGTTGCCCCCGGTTTGTCTGAGAGTCGATCCCTTGCCTAGGAAGAAAGGCCGCAGTGGTAGTTCAAGATCTCCTAGTCCTCCAGGTTCTGAAAGGAAATCTCGCAGTTCAAGTGATGCATGCTCTACAGACGGTAATGGACAAATTTCACGTGCCCAAAGCATGAGCAGAAATTCAGAGGAGCACCcgaaaaggaaagtgaaagtcATTGAGGTGAAAGGGGAAACTCCCAGTCCTAGCGACAACAATTGTGGAGACTCACAAAGCAGTTTGCAGGTTGAACATCCAGAAAAGAGTAAAGAGAACAGAGACCACAGTGAGAAGGAGGTCTGTGAAATTAAAGAGGAGAAGGGAGCTACAATTGAAGGTGATGAAAATAccgaaaaaagaagcaaagagtCGGAAGCCTCAAGGACTCTATCTGATGAAGAAGCTGCTGTGCGCATTCAGTCAGCCTATCGTGGTTTCGAAGTAAGGAAATGGGAGACCCTGAAGAAACTAAAGCAAATGGCTAAGGTTCGTGATGAGGTGACTAAGGTAAGGGAGAGTATCAAGGAGCTGGCATCTTCATACGACACTTTGCCTGATCAAGGACAACTTGAAAGGCAGAAAGCACTCATTGGAGAATCCATAATGAATCTTCTGCTACGGCTCGATACAATTCAG GGATTACATCCTGATTTGCGAGATATTCGAAAATCTTTGGCAAGGGAGCTAGTTGCTTTGCAGGAGGAACTCGATTCTTTGACAACAAAGAGACTGGGTGAGTCTGTTGATAACTGTGATGCTGCTAGGACCAGTGAGTGTACGGTCAGTGAGAAAGAACATTCTGAGGAAGTGAAGAGACAATTTGAAGAGAGCTCTTCAGTTAGTGAGAACGATGGTGGTCAACTTGAATCAGATGAAGCGCAACTTCTCAAAGCTGAAGATGTATCTGAACCCTCAGAGAATGCATGCTCGGGTATCATTGATGGTCAGACACAAGTGCCAATCGAGGATTTGAAAAGTGAACCACCAGCATCCTTGGATGTGGACTCGCAGCAAGCTGCCTTGCAGCATTGTCATGTACAGGACTTCAGACATCTAAACGAAATTGATGATGGCGAACCACCCGTGGTCAGCATCATGGAGCCTACAGAGACTAATCCGGAGCATCCTACTGGAGAAAAGGATGAGAAACTAGCGTTGGCCACGgtggagaaaagaaatgaaattgatgatggCGAACCACCCGTGGTCAGCATTATGGAGCCTACAGGGGCTAATCCGGAGCATCCTACCGGAGGAAAGGATGAGAAACTAGTGTTGGCCACGGTGGAGAAGAGTAACTATGATTCTGTGGTTGAAGATGGGATTGGGCCTGCATCCAATTTGGGAGATGAAAGCGGCACGGAGATGGAGTTTATGAGCAAGGATCAAGGGACTTCTGCTCTGCAACCATTGCCACAAGCAGATGAGGAGAGAGGAACCATGGCGTCGGACAGTGCAGGAGTGGAGCCTCTTACTTTTACTGGCCCACCCTTGTGCAGTGTAGATGATGGGTTGATATCTCATGGAAAAGAACCTGAAGTGGAAGCGGCAAGCGAGATTCATGTTGCAGAGGAGGTTGCTGCTGATTCTGTGCTCAGTGAGCAGGATAAGTGCGATGAAGGTAGCGATGCCGTTACTTCTCCAGAAAATTTTGGCAAACAGACCATTGGGACGCAGGAGATGGAAGGGCCCAAAGCAATGACTTCAGATTCAGAAGTAGTTGACAATGTGCATCTAGAGCAACCGGTTGCACCAAGACCAGATGATTTGTCACCTGCTGGCTCTCTAAAGAGTGAGGAATCTTCACAGGATGCATCCAATGGAGAGGAACGAGACCAGAGACATGAAGAGGCTAAAAGTGAAGAAGCTCTTTTGCCTCCTCGACTAGAAGAAGCTCTGCCAGGGATGTTAGGGCCCCCAGTGGAAACTTGccgagatgaaaatgaagacaaGGTCATCATCTCTGCTGATCTTAGCTGCAATTGCTCTGACAGGTCGAACGGTGAAGCTCTAGCTCAGGAGAAGGAAGAATTGAGTGAAGAAAACGTGAAGAATATCGACCTGACGATAGAAGTTGGAGAGCAAGTGggtgaacaagaagaaaaggtggTTGTTGCTCCGGAAAAATCTATCTCAGACAAAGGTGCCGAGGTAGTCAAGCAGTCACCGCCTAGTTTCGATGATTGGAATGTGAGCAGGCCTGTGGAGGAGAGGGATGGTAACGAGAAACTAATCAAAGAGAACGAGAAACTGAGGGAGATGATGGAGAAACTGATGGAATCGGGGAAAGAGCAGTTGAACGTGATATCAGAATTGACTGGAAGAGTGAAGGATTTGGAGAGGAGATTGGCTAGGAATAAGAGAATGAAAACGAGGTGCAGAACGGCGGCGGTGAAGGCTCGGTCGTCACATGCCAAGTCATGCACGGATTCTGTGAATTGA